The window ACAAACTCCTTTACAGCAGAGGTGCAGACTGAAGTATTTGATTTCCAGTGACGAGCTGGAGACAGGATCACAGCAACAATCCTCTTGCTGCTGTTACCGCGGCACAATGTGCACCGTGGGGCAGGGAGATGCCACCTGCTGCCCCGCTCCGTGCAAATTGGGCAGCTCCAGGTTGTAACATCCCAGGAAAGTCACTGCAGAAGACTTTATGGATTAGCTACCTTTGCTGAACTGCCTACCACTTTGAGAACACAGCTTTGTGAGCACTAAGTGTGACCTGTACCATCTGGAAAGCGTCTGAAAGCATCCCATACGTAGACCTGAGCAGGTTTTGCTGCCTTGTCCTTCTGTCTGGCTGGGATACAGACAAGTAGACATCTGCATGCACAGGCTCACAGCTAACCTCTTGTTAGTATTGCAATAGTTCTCAATATTAACTTTTTATCAGGTGTAAGAGCCTGTTGCAGCAAGCAAGGCTTTCTGAGTGCAGAGCTTTTCTGAGCACAATGAAAGGCCACACGTGCAGCTTGAACTATACGAGCTCAAAGACACACAGCGGAGCTGGAAGTTGCACGAATCCCCTTCTGCACCAGGTCAAAGAAAAACTCACAGCAGAATCACAGCAATTTTTTACACTCGGCTGCACAATAGAGGAAAGTTGGCAACTTAAATGTTAACTTGCCTATGACTATTCAGTGTTGACATCAGCGTGACCTCATCACTGTAACTTGAGCTCTCCGGCTTTTTCTCAGCCTGCCTTTAAATAGCAGTCTTCAGCACAGCTACCACACAGATCCCTCTGATCAGCCCCAGAAGGCAAACCCCCGAGCATCCGAGGTAGATGAAAGCAAGGAGAAGCAACACAGCCTCAGCCATGTCCACATCCCTGAGAGTGAGCCCCTCGGTCCATGGCTACCGCTTCGACACAGCCCTGCGCAAGAAAGCTGTGGCCAATATCTTTGAGAGCATCGATGAAGAGTCACTCCAGAAACTCTTCAAACACTCTGGAGACaagaaggcagaggaaagagCCAAGATCATCCTCGCCACCGACCAGGACGTGGAGGAGAAAACAAGAGCACTAATGGCACTAAAGCAGAGGCGAAAAGACAAGCTCCTCCAGTTCCTGAAATTTCGGAAATACTCCATCAAAGTCCACTGAGCTGACGAAGGGAACGGCAATGGAGGAGAACGTTTCGGGACGAGACTGATCGCCACCTCCTGCCGCAGGCGGCACGCTGTGCTGCCCTGTGAGCTCCCCGGCAGGACGCACGGTGCTGGGAGACGGCCGACGGGACCGGGACTGCCCGCGGCAGCGCCGCAGCCTGAGGCCAGTGCCCGGAGGGGGGACAGCGCACCCCAGCCAGCCCGCGGCACCGCGCGGCGGGTGCTGCTCACGGACTGAGCGTTTACTGACTTCATGTGTTTGCTTTGCCTTCCTGAACTTGTTACCTAAAGTTTGAAACCTTTCTAAGCCTCGCTGTTGTCTGCTAGAATGGAGAGCCTAGAGGTTGATCAGCTACTGATCATTTATCATTCTGCATTtgttaaaatgctttgaagtgCACCGTATGGGTGCAATAAGTTCAGCCTTCAGGGAATGCATTTGCTCTAGAGACACTACGCGActgtaccttttctttctcatgcagTATGCGTGCATTATAAATTGTTGcacaaaagcaataataatGACATATTTCCCTGAATTTACTGTGAAGTTCCTTAATATTTTGCTCACTTCCCATTAACACTGAATTTCTAAACATCATAATTACCGTTCTTATTTGTATAAATTACAATAGATATTAGACAAGTACTTCATGGTAATATTTTATGACAATGCTATCATTATATTGACTATAATTTATTGCATATGGCAATctgaaatttaataaattataccGTAAATATAATTTCTCTTGTCTGAAATGCTCAATTCTCCTGGAGGAGTGGGTTTATCCTCTTTTGGTCATTTCACACAGATCCTGTTTTAAGAGCAGACTGCTTACACTTCTCCTTAATTACCAAGAATGCCAATTTGCAGGCTCTGTTCTTAG is drawn from Oxyura jamaicensis isolate SHBP4307 breed ruddy duck chromosome 22, BPBGC_Ojam_1.0, whole genome shotgun sequence and contains these coding sequences:
- the TCIM gene encoding transcriptional and immune response regulator gives rise to the protein MKARRSNTASAMSTSLRVSPSVHGYRFDTALRKKAVANIFESIDEESLQKLFKHSGDKKAEERAKIILATDQDVEEKTRALMALKQRRKDKLLQFLKFRKYSIKVH